From the genome of Candidatus Electrothrix communis, one region includes:
- a CDS encoding DUF3696 domain-containing protein, whose translation MAEISPGLRIHASMQPTTNSVSLGYAFDQGKETTADFKPQNVGFGITYVLPVITAILRAQPEDMLIIENPESHLHPAGQALVGKLCAIAAKSGVQLFIETHSDHFLNGVRVAVKDKIVEPEDVKFFFLERDKGSAAHASTVISPEIDSNGRMSCWPDGFFDEWDRQLEKLL comes from the coding sequence ATGGCGGAAATATCCCCTGGTCTACGTATACATGCAAGCATGCAGCCTACCACGAATTCGGTATCTCTTGGTTATGCCTTCGACCAAGGCAAAGAAACCACCGCTGATTTCAAACCGCAGAATGTCGGGTTCGGTATAACCTATGTATTACCCGTTATTACGGCCATTCTCCGCGCACAACCGGAAGACATGCTGATTATCGAAAACCCGGAATCGCATCTCCACCCTGCCGGACAAGCTTTGGTGGGAAAATTATGTGCAATCGCAGCAAAAAGCGGAGTGCAGCTGTTTATTGAAACCCACTCAGATCATTTCCTCAACGGGGTACGGGTTGCAGTAAAAGACAAGATCGTTGAACCGGAAGACGTGAAGTTCTTTTTCCTTGAGCGAGACAAAGGATCTGCCGCCCATGCCTCGACGGTTATTTCACCGGAGATTGATAGCAACGGACGAATGAGCTGCTGGCCCGATGGTTTTTTTGATGAATGGGATCGTCAGCTGGAGAAGCTGTTGTGA
- the glgB gene encoding 1,4-alpha-glucan branching protein GlgB gives MKPNHYQGIAAPKSWLGDLDKYLFGEGTHERAYEKLGAHLVTFNQQKGVVFSVWAPNARQVSVIGDFNEWNDDVCPMQPSNAGIWTIFIPGLKEHTVYKYRITTQENEQFDKSDPYGFAMELRPNTGSVVANLNEYQWQDKDWVKERPQRQTLDGPISVYEVHIGSWRREPDKQWGSRYLTYRELAETLIPYVLEMGYTHIELLPISEYPFDGSWGYQVLGFFAPTSRYGTPQDFMYFIDQCHQHNIGVILDWVPAHFPKDGAGLNYFDGTHLYAHEDPRQGEHQDWGTMIFNYGRNEVRSFLISNALFWIDKYHIDGLRVDAVASMLYLDYSREEGEWLPNEHGGRENLAAISFLRKTNEVVHGIYPGVLTIAEESTSWPMVSRPTWLGGLGFSLKWNMGWMHDTLNYMEHNAIHRRFHHNEMTFGMLYAFQENFTLPISHDEVVHGKGSLINKMSGDEWQKFANLRAYFGFMWGYPGKKLLFMGCEFGQWQEWNHDKGLEWDALTAGTHQGVQRYVSDLNKVYKHEPALHENDYEWSGFSWINANDSDNSIFSFIRKAKKTDDFLVVICNFTPVIREQYRIGVPKGGQYREIINSDLTVYQGSGVSNNELHTVSEQSYGMDHSLILTLPPLATLILKPE, from the coding sequence ATGAAACCAAATCATTATCAAGGAATCGCTGCCCCTAAAAGCTGGCTTGGAGATCTGGACAAATACCTGTTCGGTGAAGGCACCCATGAACGCGCCTATGAAAAACTCGGTGCCCACTTGGTCACGTTTAATCAGCAGAAGGGCGTGGTGTTCTCGGTCTGGGCACCCAATGCCCGGCAGGTCTCCGTCATAGGCGATTTTAATGAATGGAACGATGATGTCTGCCCCATGCAGCCCAGCAACGCGGGTATCTGGACGATTTTCATCCCAGGACTGAAAGAGCACACTGTTTATAAATATAGAATTACCACCCAGGAGAACGAGCAGTTCGACAAATCCGACCCCTACGGCTTTGCAATGGAGCTTCGCCCCAATACCGGTTCGGTTGTCGCAAATCTCAACGAATATCAATGGCAAGATAAAGATTGGGTCAAGGAGCGTCCGCAACGGCAAACGTTAGACGGCCCTATTTCCGTCTACGAGGTCCATATCGGCTCCTGGCGCAGGGAACCAGATAAACAATGGGGAAGCCGTTATCTCACCTATCGGGAACTTGCCGAGACATTGATCCCCTACGTGCTGGAGATGGGCTATACCCATATCGAGCTGCTGCCGATCTCCGAATACCCCTTTGACGGGTCCTGGGGATACCAAGTTCTGGGTTTTTTCGCCCCGACCAGTCGCTACGGCACCCCGCAGGACTTTATGTATTTCATCGATCAATGCCATCAGCATAATATCGGCGTGATCCTGGACTGGGTTCCGGCCCATTTTCCCAAAGACGGTGCCGGCCTGAATTATTTTGACGGCACCCATCTCTATGCCCATGAAGACCCCCGCCAAGGCGAGCATCAGGACTGGGGCACCATGATCTTTAATTACGGTCGTAATGAGGTTCGTTCCTTCCTGATTTCCAATGCTTTGTTCTGGATTGATAAATATCATATCGACGGACTCCGGGTTGACGCGGTGGCCTCCATGCTCTATCTGGACTACTCACGAGAAGAGGGAGAATGGCTGCCCAATGAACACGGAGGTCGAGAAAATCTGGCGGCTATCAGCTTTCTCCGTAAAACAAACGAGGTGGTCCACGGCATCTACCCAGGTGTGCTGACCATTGCCGAGGAATCCACCTCCTGGCCCATGGTCTCCCGACCGACCTGGTTAGGTGGTCTTGGTTTCAGCCTGAAATGGAACATGGGTTGGATGCACGACACCCTCAATTATATGGAGCACAATGCGATCCACCGTCGCTTTCATCATAATGAGATGACCTTTGGCATGCTCTATGCCTTTCAGGAGAACTTCACTCTGCCCATTTCCCATGATGAGGTGGTGCATGGCAAGGGATCGCTGATTAACAAGATGTCCGGGGATGAATGGCAGAAATTCGCCAACCTCCGCGCCTATTTTGGTTTTATGTGGGGCTATCCCGGAAAAAAACTGCTTTTCATGGGCTGTGAATTCGGTCAATGGCAAGAATGGAATCATGACAAAGGGCTTGAATGGGATGCCCTGACAGCAGGAACTCACCAGGGAGTGCAACGGTATGTCTCCGATCTGAACAAGGTTTACAAACACGAACCTGCTCTACATGAAAACGACTATGAGTGGTCTGGTTTTTCCTGGATTAATGCCAACGACTCGGACAACTCTATTTTTTCATTCATCCGCAAGGCGAAAAAAACTGATGACTTTCTTGTTGTAATCTGTAATTTTACTCCGGTAATACGTGAGCAATATCGTATCGGCGTACCCAAGGGTGGTCAATACCGAGAAATTATCAACAGTGACCTAACCGTTTATCAAGGCAGTGGTGTGAGCAACAACGAACTGCACACGGTCTCCGAGCAATCCTATGGTATGGATCACTCTCTTATACTTACCTTGCCCCCTCTGGCGACCCTGATTTTAAAACCAGAATAA
- a CDS encoding OmpA family protein: protein MQKITPRTALFISICILLYIALASYHAQSKKKYKEQIAETQRQEKIIGLQSKELEYKQELTDAQAEDKRLRTELSRAQQEAVSGAVVQEAADNVSTQQLQKAQYRINQLQEQLASAKKKLSAQADKENNASRKLLQKLKEREQELLGQKELLAQMQERRRADLQKIAQQEKVQQQKAEQIKETEQLVTELTGRLEQSRARLADATTKLSVANNAVQKARLKAEAMLHYGKEKDRMLAPSEQKAATLEEQLIVQQAQVEQLTVELASARKEIEKGNQNNQQLAEQVTSLSATGTGQQEELAILKEQLQKFGREQREKQIASTSQEAALTEAQAQLEKLTAEKERLTGKVDELSEVIEAQKTLSQAELEKEKLALHNNIAQLTAQRVEKEKELRQQKELLTEAAARLTILQDAEKRSQLKIEALLQYGKEKERLLAPSQEQITTLQKQLEEKQQQLVATQEELEENSAHGKELVNQVASLTESAVVRNKEAEKLHGELAEAKATIEQLNSELAETKATLETAEATLAATQEKEQGLQQSLTGKDEELTVIRTEIERLTAELVEQKTKNDELTQQQESIAAELEAAKAKEAEISQRQQAQAEELAAAATVTEEAKASVLAAQEKVTTLEAQLAEKEAAQAAVQEKATTLEAQVADLLPLQEQLQAAQEQVATLDAELANTEGLQAQLTANQEKITALESQLAELPTTVEEFNAIQGKVENLEALLAQAQTQAEQLTAEQEKAAALEAQVTELQQEAAKITVAQEKLANMEAKLAEATTQAEQLITEQQKTVALEAKLTELQAIEQQSAATKEKMAALTEELDKAKTKIAELTAAGEEKEKLATELATAQTQLAELTVAQQAAGSKTATLEEELNTLKTSLTEKEQALTAKTEALTQTKTALEEQTATAALAKEAQKNAEQVTAELATSKEELTALQTRVKELEQEIARLKEQLSQQSAQQAVQQAVPAEIPGNNAEQQAAAAATAASQTEPEQVAPPVQQETQPSATLDNDNDGNVDATIILSGVNFKVGTAKLTEQATASLQTTAVLLKKHASGQRFEVAGYTDSLGTPARNQQISEKRAETVRNFLIEQGIEAKLLVSKGYGHENPIAVNGTPEGRAMNRRVELHQLTAE, encoded by the coding sequence ATGCAAAAAATAACGCCACGCACAGCGCTTTTCATCTCGATCTGTATCCTGCTCTATATAGCTCTTGCAAGCTACCATGCTCAGAGCAAGAAAAAATATAAAGAACAGATTGCTGAAACCCAGCGCCAGGAAAAAATAATCGGCTTACAGAGCAAGGAACTGGAATACAAGCAGGAACTGACCGATGCGCAGGCCGAGGACAAGCGTTTACGCACAGAGCTGAGCAGAGCACAGCAAGAGGCTGTATCCGGTGCGGTTGTCCAGGAAGCTGCGGACAACGTTTCTACACAACAGCTGCAAAAAGCTCAATATCGCATCAATCAGCTTCAGGAGCAGTTGGCCTCTGCCAAGAAAAAGCTGAGCGCTCAGGCGGATAAAGAAAACAATGCCAGTAGAAAACTCCTGCAAAAATTAAAAGAACGCGAGCAGGAACTGCTGGGCCAGAAAGAGTTGCTCGCCCAGATGCAGGAAAGACGCCGGGCGGACCTGCAAAAAATAGCACAGCAGGAAAAAGTACAGCAGCAAAAGGCTGAGCAGATCAAAGAAACAGAACAGCTGGTTACTGAATTGACAGGCCGACTGGAACAATCCCGAGCCCGCCTCGCTGATGCCACCACCAAGCTTTCCGTGGCCAACAACGCTGTGCAGAAAGCTCGACTCAAAGCAGAGGCCATGCTCCATTACGGCAAGGAAAAAGACCGGATGCTGGCACCGTCTGAACAGAAAGCAGCCACGTTGGAAGAACAGCTTATCGTCCAACAGGCCCAGGTTGAGCAACTTACTGTCGAACTGGCAAGCGCCCGCAAAGAAATTGAAAAAGGCAACCAAAATAATCAGCAGTTAGCAGAGCAGGTCACCTCATTAAGCGCAACAGGGACTGGCCAACAAGAAGAACTTGCAATTCTGAAAGAACAATTGCAAAAATTCGGTCGCGAACAGCGGGAAAAGCAAATCGCCTCTACCAGCCAGGAAGCGGCATTAACAGAAGCCCAAGCCCAGCTGGAAAAACTGACAGCTGAAAAGGAGCGTCTGACTGGAAAAGTGGACGAGCTCTCCGAGGTCATCGAAGCGCAGAAAACCCTCAGCCAAGCCGAGCTTGAAAAAGAAAAACTGGCGCTCCATAATAATATTGCCCAACTTACTGCTCAACGGGTAGAAAAAGAAAAGGAACTGAGGCAGCAAAAAGAGCTGCTTACTGAAGCAGCAGCCAGACTGACTATCCTCCAGGATGCTGAGAAAAGATCCCAGCTGAAGATTGAGGCCCTGCTGCAGTACGGTAAAGAAAAAGAACGCCTGTTGGCTCCTTCCCAGGAACAGATTACTACTCTGCAAAAACAGCTTGAGGAAAAACAGCAGCAACTCGTAGCCACCCAGGAAGAACTGGAGGAAAATTCTGCTCATGGCAAAGAGCTGGTTAATCAGGTTGCCAGCCTCACAGAATCAGCCGTTGTTCGAAACAAGGAAGCTGAAAAATTGCATGGGGAGCTTGCTGAGGCAAAGGCCACCATCGAACAACTGAACAGCGAACTTGCTGAGACCAAAGCTACTTTGGAGACTGCGGAAGCAACCCTTGCTGCTACCCAGGAAAAGGAGCAGGGCCTGCAGCAAAGCCTGACTGGCAAGGATGAAGAGCTGACCGTGATCCGAACTGAGATCGAGCGGTTAACAGCAGAACTTGTCGAGCAGAAGACCAAGAACGATGAGCTGACACAACAACAGGAGAGCATAGCTGCTGAACTTGAAGCAGCAAAGGCCAAAGAGGCCGAGATTAGCCAACGGCAGCAGGCGCAGGCTGAGGAATTGGCCGCCGCCGCAACTGTTACAGAGGAAGCAAAGGCTTCTGTTCTTGCTGCTCAGGAAAAGGTCACAACCTTGGAAGCACAACTTGCTGAAAAGGAAGCAGCCCAGGCAGCTGTTCAGGAGAAAGCTACTACTCTGGAAGCACAGGTTGCTGACCTCCTTCCCTTACAGGAACAGCTTCAGGCTGCTCAGGAACAGGTAGCGACCCTGGATGCGGAACTGGCAAACACTGAAGGCTTGCAGGCACAGCTAACAGCCAACCAGGAAAAAATTACCGCTCTTGAAAGCCAACTTGCCGAGCTCCCCACCACGGTTGAGGAGTTCAACGCAATCCAGGGAAAAGTTGAAAACCTGGAAGCACTGTTGGCCCAAGCACAAACCCAAGCAGAGCAGCTGACTGCTGAGCAGGAAAAAGCTGCTGCTTTGGAGGCACAGGTTACTGAGCTCCAGCAGGAGGCAGCAAAGATCACTGTGGCCCAAGAGAAGCTTGCGAACATGGAAGCAAAGTTGGCTGAAGCAACCACGCAAGCTGAGCAGCTGATCACAGAGCAGCAAAAGACAGTTGCCTTGGAAGCCAAGCTCACTGAACTTCAGGCAATCGAGCAGCAATCAGCTGCTACAAAAGAAAAAATGGCCGCCTTGACAGAAGAACTGGACAAGGCCAAGACCAAAATCGCAGAGCTCACTGCTGCTGGCGAAGAAAAAGAAAAACTGGCTACCGAGCTTGCGACGGCGCAAACACAGCTTGCTGAATTGACTGTGGCTCAGCAAGCAGCGGGAAGCAAAACCGCTACTCTTGAGGAAGAGCTCAATACTCTGAAGACCAGTTTGACAGAAAAAGAGCAGGCTCTGACCGCCAAGACAGAAGCACTGACCCAAACCAAGACAGCTTTGGAAGAGCAGACCGCAACAGCAGCGCTAGCAAAAGAGGCGCAGAAAAACGCTGAGCAAGTGACTGCCGAGCTGGCAACCTCAAAAGAGGAACTCACTGCCTTACAGACACGGGTTAAAGAGCTGGAACAAGAAATAGCGCGTTTAAAAGAACAGCTGAGCCAACAGAGTGCGCAACAAGCTGTACAACAAGCCGTGCCAGCTGAGATCCCTGGAAATAATGCAGAGCAGCAGGCTGCGGCAGCTGCAACGGCTGCCAGCCAAACTGAGCCGGAGCAGGTCGCCCCACCAGTTCAACAGGAAACTCAGCCATCAGCAACTCTGGATAATGACAATGATGGTAATGTCGATGCAACCATCATCCTCTCTGGGGTAAATTTTAAGGTGGGCACAGCTAAACTCACCGAACAGGCAACAGCCAGCCTGCAAACAACTGCGGTCCTCCTGAAAAAGCATGCCTCAGGTCAACGCTTCGAGGTTGCCGGTTATACCGACAGCCTGGGCACCCCTGCAAGGAATCAGCAAATATCCGAAAAACGGGCAGAGACCGTACGCAATTTTCTGATTGAGCAAGGAATAGAGGCAAAGCTTCTGGTCAGTAAGGGATATGGCCATGAGAATCCCATTGCCGTCAATGGAACCCCGGAAGGACGAGCCATGAATCGGCGGGTTGAGCTGCATCAGCTTACCGCAGAGTAA
- a CDS encoding SNF2-related protein — protein MNASEKTTSQRIDEYTALAPVQKAIVGILAVNVAYCAAKRMLTCLEELGFTCPETDAPYHVRNIQPLQNELIDKGLLLKSNKGLCCPESIRQPVTRDCLLQGDFPRIAQAVQKTMMEGKPPHNIGIYTYKQYARSMQMALFSGKSIEDVYSVLNNVKQYFSDTPPEESIFIHLLSRPFSSQVIDKISPTMRCSVMGLLLNATMNRLEPAEEIVDYLLTSFDKTLYEAPEILNLISYCLLSGDTGSAISLISRLSEERELERLSRTGWLAFNSGHYEEARTYFEQNLQLFRKMSRQKKVFFQNEVGLIHLLTLLHGNDRILLSQGLEYIEIVQKKGYHYASLTQAIKPVFQQQLGLDETGAYTSSLDTLADQPLPFLISHLLLLWTDKAKAQKNIPALEEVRDRAKKNGYTWMAAELSSILAALTHNEKKKINTALAKKLHTSCDTVSCVGLVKKVPKWEKTLNGLLTITDPSAVQAVQGEQRLIWLLDYEEHYNECVFTPKMQKKTKRGTWTKGRPVGMKNLYNNFQSMEGLRPQDRQVCQAIKVEYYSSWGYGYGTKEYEIDQNLALPALVGHPLLFLADAPDVKVELVMAEPELEIREEKGRLRMCLTPLPPADDDDEIRVIRDTPTRFKLFRFTAKHWEIASFIGKGMTIPKSGAQKARKVVESLSSVVTVLSDLDGTAEAETREADSRPHAHIIPCHNGIQVEFLVKPCGDSGSSFRAGRGSKNVLSEIEGKKIQTVRDFVKEQKQLVAITKACPTLTRIKPMDDQWQVEDPEYALELLLELKNCDDALVLEWPQGEKFSVRKETSSSAFSLQIKKERDWFKATGSLEIDDTLSLDLQKLLSMLNQETGRFIQLDDGTFLSITKALRKRLDELAAFSEKHGKGVRFAPLAALALEDLTDEAGQIKTDRAWKQHCKHLQEVVQPEVPGTLQGSLRDYQQAGFNWLAQLSHWGVGGCLADDMGLGKTVQALAAILLRAAQGPTLVIAPLSVTSNWQEEARRFAPTLNVLLFGSEDRKQMIENLQPFDLVIVSYGLLPLEAELLTGVDWQTVVLDEAQAIKNMQTKRSKAAMQLKAEFRLITTGTPVENHLGELWTLFHFLNPGLLGSFKRFNEKFAGPIERDQDAEARSRLRKLIRPFILRRLKSDVLQELPPKTEINLEVEMSKEELVLYEAQRIKALETISNHDEEGAGQQHLRILAEIMKLRRLCCNPALVLPDCGINSSKLKVFASTLEELLSNKHKALIFSQFVDHLKIIRQHLDSKGISYQYLDGSTPIKKRKNRINRFQNGEGEVFLISLKAGGSGLNLTAADYVIHMDPWWNPAVEDQASDRAHRIGQERPVTVYRLVVKDSIEEQIVALHKEKRDLADSLLEGTDSAGKVSAKELLGLLQGEK, from the coding sequence ATGAACGCCTCAGAAAAAACCACCTCCCAACGAATAGATGAATACACAGCTTTAGCCCCGGTCCAAAAAGCTATCGTTGGTATTCTGGCCGTCAATGTTGCGTATTGCGCTGCAAAGCGGATGCTTACCTGCCTTGAGGAACTGGGTTTCACCTGCCCTGAAACCGATGCGCCCTATCATGTCCGCAATATTCAGCCCCTCCAAAATGAACTGATTGACAAGGGGCTGTTGCTCAAATCCAATAAGGGGCTTTGTTGTCCTGAATCCATCCGGCAGCCAGTAACGCGAGACTGCTTGCTCCAAGGAGATTTCCCTCGTATTGCTCAAGCGGTTCAGAAGACAATGATGGAGGGTAAACCGCCCCATAATATAGGCATCTACACCTATAAACAGTACGCCCGCAGCATGCAGATGGCCCTGTTCAGCGGCAAGTCCATAGAAGATGTCTATTCCGTCCTCAATAATGTGAAGCAATACTTCAGCGATACCCCTCCTGAAGAAAGTATTTTCATCCATCTGTTAAGCCGTCCTTTTTCTTCCCAGGTTATCGACAAAATCAGTCCGACAATGCGCTGTTCGGTTATGGGACTCCTGCTCAATGCAACAATGAATCGTCTAGAACCGGCAGAAGAGATCGTTGACTACCTGCTGACCTCCTTTGATAAGACCCTTTATGAGGCCCCGGAAATCCTGAACCTCATCTCCTATTGCCTGCTTAGCGGTGATACCGGCAGTGCTATTTCGCTGATCAGCAGGTTATCGGAAGAACGGGAGCTGGAACGGCTCAGTCGGACAGGCTGGCTGGCCTTCAATTCTGGCCATTACGAGGAGGCCCGGACATATTTTGAGCAGAACCTTCAGCTCTTCAGGAAAATGAGCCGACAAAAAAAGGTCTTCTTCCAAAATGAAGTTGGCCTTATTCACCTGCTCACCCTTCTGCATGGTAATGACAGAATATTGCTCAGTCAAGGCCTGGAGTATATTGAGATCGTCCAAAAAAAAGGCTATCACTACGCTTCCTTGACGCAGGCAATAAAACCAGTTTTTCAGCAGCAACTCGGACTGGATGAAACCGGAGCGTACACGAGCTCTCTTGATACCTTGGCTGATCAACCGCTTCCTTTTCTCATTTCCCACCTCCTTCTTCTCTGGACAGATAAAGCGAAGGCTCAAAAAAATATTCCTGCTCTTGAGGAGGTGAGGGATAGGGCGAAAAAAAACGGCTACACCTGGATGGCGGCTGAACTTTCTTCCATCTTGGCCGCGCTGACCCACAATGAGAAAAAGAAAATCAATACCGCCTTAGCAAAAAAACTACATACCTCCTGCGACACGGTGAGCTGTGTCGGGCTGGTGAAAAAGGTGCCGAAATGGGAAAAAACGCTGAACGGATTGCTCACCATCACTGACCCGTCTGCTGTGCAGGCTGTTCAGGGGGAACAGCGGCTGATATGGCTGCTCGACTATGAAGAGCATTATAATGAATGCGTTTTTACTCCAAAAATGCAGAAAAAAACCAAACGCGGCACGTGGACCAAGGGACGTCCGGTGGGAATGAAAAACCTCTACAATAACTTCCAGAGCATGGAGGGCCTCAGACCTCAGGATCGCCAGGTATGTCAGGCTATCAAGGTGGAATACTACAGCTCATGGGGATATGGGTACGGTACAAAAGAATATGAGATTGATCAGAACCTGGCCCTTCCTGCTCTGGTAGGGCATCCTCTGCTCTTTCTCGCAGATGCTCCAGATGTTAAAGTCGAATTGGTCATGGCGGAACCGGAACTAGAGATCAGGGAGGAGAAAGGGCGGTTACGGATGTGTCTCACCCCTCTGCCCCCGGCGGATGACGATGATGAGATCCGGGTGATCAGAGATACCCCGACCCGCTTTAAACTTTTTCGTTTTACTGCAAAACATTGGGAGATCGCCAGCTTTATTGGCAAGGGCATGACCATCCCCAAGTCAGGTGCCCAAAAGGCCAGAAAGGTGGTGGAGTCCCTCTCCTCCGTGGTCACGGTGCTGTCTGATCTTGATGGAACAGCTGAGGCGGAAACCCGTGAGGCCGATTCCCGGCCCCATGCCCATATCATTCCCTGTCATAACGGGATTCAGGTGGAATTCCTGGTCAAACCCTGCGGTGATAGCGGTTCCAGCTTCAGAGCTGGCCGGGGCAGCAAGAATGTTCTGTCCGAGATTGAGGGCAAAAAGATCCAGACCGTCCGTGATTTTGTAAAAGAGCAAAAACAGCTCGTTGCCATTACCAAGGCCTGCCCTACCCTGACCCGCATCAAACCTATGGATGACCAGTGGCAGGTCGAAGACCCGGAATATGCCTTAGAGCTGCTCCTGGAACTGAAAAACTGCGACGATGCCCTTGTTCTGGAATGGCCCCAAGGGGAGAAATTCTCCGTGCGCAAAGAAACATCGTCCTCTGCCTTTTCCCTCCAGATCAAAAAGGAACGGGACTGGTTCAAGGCCACCGGCTCTCTGGAGATTGATGATACCCTGTCCCTGGATCTGCAAAAACTGCTCAGCATGCTCAATCAGGAGACCGGTCGCTTTATTCAGCTGGATGACGGCACCTTTCTCAGTATCACCAAGGCCCTGCGCAAACGGCTAGATGAACTTGCTGCCTTTTCTGAAAAACACGGCAAAGGGGTCCGTTTTGCCCCCCTGGCCGCCCTGGCCCTGGAGGATCTCACCGATGAGGCTGGACAGATTAAGACGGATCGGGCCTGGAAACAGCATTGCAAACACCTGCAAGAGGTTGTCCAGCCTGAGGTGCCCGGCACCCTGCAAGGGTCTCTCCGTGATTACCAGCAAGCTGGCTTCAACTGGCTGGCCCAGCTCTCCCATTGGGGGGTGGGCGGTTGTCTTGCCGATGATATGGGGCTGGGTAAAACCGTACAGGCCTTGGCTGCAATCCTCCTTCGAGCTGCACAGGGACCGACCCTCGTCATTGCCCCCCTCTCTGTGACCTCCAACTGGCAGGAAGAAGCCCGGCGTTTTGCGCCCACCCTGAACGTACTCCTGTTTGGGTCCGAGGATCGAAAGCAAATGATCGAAAATCTCCAGCCCTTTGATCTGGTGATTGTCAGCTACGGACTCCTGCCCCTTGAGGCAGAACTGCTCACTGGTGTGGATTGGCAGACCGTGGTTCTGGATGAGGCCCAGGCTATTAAAAATATGCAGACCAAGCGCTCCAAGGCGGCAATGCAGCTCAAGGCAGAATTCCGCCTGATCACCACTGGCACGCCGGTGGAAAATCACCTCGGCGAGCTATGGACCCTGTTTCATTTTCTCAACCCTGGTCTGCTTGGTTCCTTTAAGCGATTTAATGAAAAATTTGCTGGTCCCATAGAGCGGGACCAAGATGCTGAAGCCCGCAGCCGACTCCGTAAGCTGATTCGCCCCTTTATTCTTCGGCGTTTGAAAAGCGATGTGCTCCAGGAACTGCCACCCAAGACCGAGATTAATCTTGAGGTGGAGATGAGCAAAGAGGAACTGGTGCTCTACGAGGCCCAACGGATCAAGGCCCTGGAAACCATCAGCAACCATGATGAGGAAGGGGCTGGGCAGCAGCATCTCCGTATTTTGGCAGAGATCATGAAGCTACGCCGTTTATGCTGCAATCCCGCCCTTGTTCTGCCGGACTGCGGGATCAACAGCTCCAAGCTCAAGGTCTTTGCCAGCACCCTGGAGGAGCTGCTCTCTAATAAGCACAAGGCCCTCATCTTCAGCCAGTTTGTTGATCATCTGAAAATAATCAGGCAGCATCTGGACAGTAAAGGAATAAGTTATCAGTATTTGGACGGTTCAACTCCTATCAAAAAAAGAAAGAATCGGATCAATCGTTTTCAGAACGGCGAGGGAGAGGTTTTTCTCATCAGCCTCAAGGCCGGTGGATCAGGCCTGAACCTGACAGCGGCGGATTATGTCATCCATATGGACCCGTGGTGGAATCCAGCTGTGGAGGATCAGGCCTCGGATCGGGCCCATCGGATCGGGCAGGAACGCCCGGTCACGGTCTATCGACTGGTGGTCAAGGACTCCATTGAGGAGCAGATTGTGGCCCTGCATAAGGAGAAGCGGGATCTGGCAGACAGCCTGCTGGAAGGCACAGATTCTGCGGGCAAAGTTTCTGCCAAAGAGCTACTGGGCTTGTTGCAGGGGGAGAAGTAA